The genome window AGAAAAAGTGACAGATGAATACAACAGCAAAATCTACGATTCAATTGGAAATATCATCAACCCAAGTTTGAAACGCGTTGTCGACAAACAATTAATTTTTGGTCCACAATATTCGTATACGTATACCACAACAATGTTACCTCGAAAAAGCACATTCTATTACCGAGGTTTAGTTGATTTGGCTGGAAATTTAACAGGATTAATAACAGGTGCGAATGCGAAAAAAGACAAGGAAAAAGAAATTTTCAAAATTCCTTTTAGTCAATATGCAAAAATGGAGCACGATTTCCGTTTTTATCACAAATTTTCTGAAAAATCATCAATCGCCACACGATTTATTGGCGGAATAGCCTATCCGTATGGAAACTCTGAATTTGTTCCTTATTCAAAACTATTTTTTGTAGGAGGAAGTAACAGTATTCGTGCATTTAGAGCGCGAACATTAGGACCAGGAAGTTATGATCCTCGTAACCAAAATTCGAATTTCTTTTTTGATCAATCAGGTGATATTAAATTGGAACTAAATGCAGAATTTAGACAAAAATTATTCAGTTTTCTTAACCTTGCGTTATTTGTTGATGCAGGAAACATTTGGTTAATCAACGAAGATAAAACACGTCCAGGCGCAAAATTCTCAAAAGATTTTATGAGCGAAATTGCTGTTGGAGCTGGTTTAGGATTACGTCTTGATTTTAATATCTTAATTTTAAGATTAGATTTAGCAACTCCACTTCGTGTACCTTATTACGAAAAGAATGACCGTTGGACATTTGATAAAATAGATTTTGGAGACAAAGCATGGCGAAAAGACAACTTGATCTTGAACATCGCGATTGGATATCCATTCTAAGTAAAGCGTAAAAGCGTAAAGCGTAAAGCGTAAAGCGTAAAGCGTAAAGCGTAAAGCGTAAAGCGTAAAGCGTAAAGCGTAAAGCGTAAAGCGTAAAGCGTAAAGCGTAAAGCGTAAAGCGTAAAGCGTAAAGCGTAAAGCAAAAATAAAAAAAACGGATTCTAAATTAGAATCCGTTTTTTTTATTTAATGATATATTTATTTCAAATCAAAACGATCTGCATTCATCACTTTGTTCCAAGCGGCAACAAAATCATGTACAAATTTATCTTGCGCATCGGCTTGAGCATAAACTTCTGCTACGGCACGTAATTCAGAATTTGAACCAAATACTAAATCCGCACGAGTTCCTGTCCATTTTGGTGCTCCAGTTTTACGATCAGATCCCATGTAGATTTCTTTCGTTTCATCTGTCGCTTTCCAAACAGTACCCATATCCAATAAATTCACAAAGAAATCATTTGTCAATTGACCTGGACGATCAGTGAAAATACCATGTTTCGAACCATCATAATTCGCATTCATCGCACGCATTCCACCAACTAAAACTGTTAATTCTGGTGCAGTCAAGGTTAACAATTGTGCTTTATCAATCACCAATTCTTCTGTCGAAACAGATCTTCTTGTGTTTTTGCGGTAGTTTTTAACCCCATCTGCAATTGTTTCTAAGTACGCTACAGATTCAACTTCTGTTTCCTCTTGCGTTGCATCTCCACGACCTGCTGCAAACGGAACTGTAATTGTTTTTCCAGCATCTTTTGCTGCTTTTTCAATCGCTGCATTTCCTCCTAAGACAATTAAATCGGCAATCGAAACTTGTTTTGAATAATTAGCTGAATTAAATTCTTGTTGAATATTTTCTAAAGCTGTTAAGACTTTATTCAATTGAATTGGATTATTCCCTTCCCAATTTTTCATTGGTTCCAAACGAATACGCGCACCATTCGCTCCTCCACGTTTATCCGATCCACGGAAAGTTGAAGCCGAAGCCCAAGCTGTAGAAACCAATTCTGAAACAGATAATCCTGAAGCTAAAATTTTTGCTTTCAAATCAGTGATATCAGCCTCATCAATTAATTCATGCTTAACAGCTGGAATTGGATCTTGCCAAGTAAAGACTTCTTTCGGCACATCTGCACCCAAATAACGAGAAAGTGGTCCCATGTCACGGTGTGTCAACTTGAACCATGCTTTACGGAAAGCATCTTCAAATTCTTGTGGATGTTCTAAGAAACGACGTCCAATTTTTTCATATGCTGGATCTGTACGTAACGCAATATCAGAAGTCAACATCGTTGGTCTTATTTTTTTTGAAGAATCATGTGCATGTGGAATAATTTCGCCTACATCTTTTGCTACCCATTGATGAGCACCTGCAGGAGATTTTGTTAATTCCCATTCGAAACCAAATAAATAACTTAAAAATAAATTTGACCATTCTGTTGGTTTACTTGTCCAAGTTACTTCAATACCTGATGTAATTGTGTCACCTGCATTTCCTGTTCCGTACGAGTTTTTCCAACCCAAACCTTGCATTTCCAAATCAGAAGCTTCAGGATCTGGGCCAACATGATCAGCCGAAGCCGCACCATGCGTTTTTCCGAAAGTGTGACCACCAGCAATCAACGCCAATGTTTCTTCATCATTCATTGCCATACGCGCAAACGTATCACGAATATCGCGTGCCGAAGCCAAAGGATCTGGATTACCATCTGGACCTTCTGGATTCACATAAATCAATCCCATTTGTACCGCAGCCAACGGATTCTCTAAATCACGATCACCAGAATAACGGCTATTTGGACCACCACTCTCTTCTAACCAAATTTTTTCAGAACCCCAATATACATCCATATTTGGTTCCCAAACATCAGCACGACCACCAGCAAAACCTAACGTTTTGAATCCCATCGACTCTAAGGCTACATTTCCTGTTAAGATAATTAAATCTGCCCATGAAATTTTATTACCATATTTTTGTTTGATAGGCCAAATTAAACGACGCGCTTTGTCCAACGAAACGTTGTCTGGCCATGAGTTAAGCGGCGCAAAACGTTGTTGTCCTTCACCTGCTCCACCACGACCATCTTGCACACGGTATGTACCTGCACTATGCCATGCCATACGAATGAAAAATGGGCCATAATGCCCAAAATCTGCTGGCCACCAATCTTGAGAATCAGTCATCAAAGCTTTTAAATCAGCTTTAACCGCTTCTAAATCTAATTTTTTAAATTCTTCGGCGTAATTAAAATCTTCCCCCATTGGGTTCGATTTATTTGAATGTTGGCGTAAAATATCAACTTTTAATTGATTTGGCCACCAATGTTGATTTTGTGTTCCTTCTCCTGCAACTGGTTTTGACATTGTACCATTGTGAAAAGGGCATTTTGAAATATCACCTCCTTGATTCTCCATGAATACTTTTTTTTTTATGTTTAATACTTTTGTTTTGTAAATATCATAAATATAGCAATTTGTCTTATCAATTAAAAATCAAATTGTTTTATCAATCAATCAATTTATTTTATATAGAATGTAAATTAAATAGTTATTAATTATATTATAAAAATTGATTCGTTTATTTTTAATGAGTAAAGAGATTTCGAGAATCCTCTAGCTTTTAAGTTTATATCTGTATCAAGATAAAACTACATTTCACATAATATCAATGCATAGAAATTTTCAATCTTAACTTCAATATATCTTAACATCGTAAAATTATTATAGTCAAAAAAATGTTTATACATTTGTAACAATGAAATTTATAATTCTCATAATTGCATTATATGTTAATGTTCTATCATTTGTGCCATGTCAAGACACAAATACTAATAGAACGCAAGTTTCTATGGTGCATAGTGAGAAAGATAATTCAGATCATAAAGATCAATGTAGTCCTTTGTGCGTTTGTAATTGTTGTCAAATTACAATTTCATCAATGAAATTTACACGATTACTAAAAACTCCTAAAGTTTTTGAACCAAATACTTCCAAGAAAATACAATTCAAAAAGAATACAATTCAAAACCAATTGTATGCCGATATCTGGCAACCTCCTAAAATAAATATTGCTTAACGAGACGATTTCTTTTTTCGTCTACACATTGATTTCAATTGATATAAAATTGAAGTCAACACTTTTCTGTGCTCATTTATTTTGATAATAAGTGGGTAATGTTAATACAATTAATCAAATTATCTGTGTTAGATAAAATCATAAAATTTAGTATCCAAAACAAAATTGTTATTGGAATTATGACTGTATTGTGGATTATCTGGGGCGTATGGAGCGCAACAAAATTGCCAATAGATGCGGTACCCGATATTACCAACAATCAAGTCCAAATTATTACGGTCAGCCCTACTCTAGCTGGTCAAGAAGTAGAACAATTGGTCACTTTTCCAATTGAGCAAAGTATTGCGAATATTCCTGATATCGAAGAAACAAGAAGTATTTCTCGTTTTGGTTTATCTGTGATTACGGTAGTGTTTAAAGAAGATGTAGATATTTATTTTGCGCGTCAATTAGTCAACGAAAAATTAAAAGAAGCACAAGAAGACATTCCGCAAGGTGTTGGTATTCCCGAATTATCACCTGTGAGTACTGGTCTTGGAGAAGTCTATCAATATATTTTACATCCTAAAAAAGGAAGTGAGAAAAAATACAATTCAAAACAACTGCGCGAAATGCAAGATTGGATTGTTCGTAGACAATTAAACGGAACGCCTGGTGTTGCTGAGATCAATAGTTTTGGTGGAGAATTGAAGGAATACGAAGTTGCTTTAGATCCGAATAGATTGCGCGCAATGGGAATTAGTGTATCGGATATTTTTGATGCCTTAGAAAAAAATAATCAAAATACTGGAGGAGCTTACATCGATAAGAAGCCAAATGCTTACTTTATTCGAGGAATTGGAATGGTAACTTCTTTAGATGATGTAAAATTAATTCCTATAAAAAATGCGACGGGAACTGTTCCTATTTTTATAAAAGATGTAGCTGATGTAAGACTAGGACATGCCATACGATACGGAGCAATGACTTACAATGGTGAAGTAGATGCTGTTGGTGGTGTTGTGATGATGTTAAAAGGTGCGAATTCTAATGAAGTAGTTAATCTAATTAAAGAAAAAATACCAACAATTCAAAAATCGTTACCAGATGATATCGTCATCGAGCCTTTCCTTGATCGAACGAATTTAGTAAATCGTGCAATTAAAACAGTAGAAAAAAATCTGATCGAAGGTGCATTAATTGTCATTTTTGTATTGGTTATTTTTCTTGGTAATCTAAGAGCTGGTTTAATCGTTGCATCTGCCATTCCTCTATCCTTATTATTTGCATTAGGAATGATGAATGTTTTTGGTGTGAGTGCGAATTTAATGAGTTTAGGAGCTATTGATTTTGGATTGATAGTCGATGGAGCCGTTATTATTGTAGAAGCGACTTTACATCATCTTGGACTTAGAAAATCAACGCATCGATTAACCCAAAAAGAAATGGATGAAGAGGTTTTTCTTTCAGCTTCAAAAATTAGAAATTCAGCCGCATTCGGGGAAATCATCATACTTATTGTCTACATTCCTATTCTTACTTTGGTTGGTGTAGAAGGAAAAATGTTTACACCAATGGCTAAAACAGTTGGCTTTGCAATTCTAGGCGCATTGATTCTTTCGTTAACGTACATCCCAATGATGAGTGCTTTATTTTTATCAAAAAAGCCTACTCTCAAAGCTTCTTTTTCAGATAAAATGATGGTGAAAATCCATAAAGTTTATGAACCATTATTAGAAAAAGCAATCCGAATCAAATATTGGTTAGTTGGTATTACTGTTGCAATTTTTGCAGTATCAATTATTCAATTCAGAAATATGGGTGGCGAATTTATTCCACAATTACAAGAAGGTGATTTTGCTTTTCACTGTATTTTACCACAAGGAAGTTCCTTAACCCAAAGTTTAGAAACATCCATGCAAGCTTCTCGAATTTTAAAAGAATTTGATGAAGTAAAAATGGTCGTTGGTAAAACAGGTTCCGCTGAGGTTCCTACAGATCCTATGCCTCCTGAAGCAACAGATATGATTGTGGTTCTAAAACCAAAGGACGAATGGAAACGTAACATTTCTTATGAAGAATTAGGTGATGAAATGATGGAAAAACTAGAGGTTATTCCTGGTGTTTTCTTTGAAAAAAATCAACCAATTCAAATGCGTTTTAATGAATTGATGACAGGAGTTCGACAAGATGTAGCTGTCAAAATTTTTGGCGAAAATTTAGATTCGCTCTCTTATTATGCAGATAAAACCTCAAAAGCAATTCAATCTGTTGAAGGTGTTACAGCACCACAAGTAGAACGCGTAAGTGGTTTGCCTCAGATTAATGTTGAATATGACCGAATTCGAATGGCAAATTATGGATTAAACATTCAAGATGTAAATGATATGTTGAGTACAGCATTTGCTGGAAAAACAGCTGGACAAGTTTTCGAGAATGAACGACGCTTTGATTTGGTTGTTCGATTGGATAGTGCGCATCGAAAAAGCATTGATGACATTAACAATTTAATGATTCCTACAAGTTCTGGTAATCAAATTCCGATCTCTCAGGTGGCAAATGTGAGTTATAAATTAGGCGCTTCACAAATTAGTCGCGAAGAAGGAAAACGAAGAATTGTAATTGGTTTCAACGTAAAAGATCGCGATGTACAATCGGTTGTAAAAGATATTCAGACAAAATTAGACAATGAAATCAAATTACCTTCTGGCTATTATTTCACCTATGGAGGGCAGTTCGAAAATCTGCAAGCAGCTAGTCAACGTTTGATGATTGCTGTACCAATCTCCTTATTATTAATTTTTATGTTATTGTATTTCACATTTCATTCATTCAAACAAGCAGCATTAATTTTCACAGCAATTCCAATGAGTGCAATCGGAGGTATTTTTGCATTAATTATTCGCGATATGCCATTTAGTATTAGTGCCGGAATTGGTTTTATTGCTTTGTTCGGAGTAGCTGTTTTAAACGGGATTGTTTTAATTGGAACATTCAATCAATTAGAAAAAGAAGGAGAAAAAAATATTCTAAAACGAATAATGGAAGGAACCAATATCCGATTACGACCAGTATTAATGACAGCAACAGTTGCATCGTTAGGATTTTTACCGATGGCAATTTCCACAGGCGCAGGTGCCGAGGTTCAAAAACCTTTAGCAACAGTTGTCATTGGAGGATTAATCACAGCTACTTTTTTAACCTTATTTGTATTACCAATGTTATATTTAATATTTAATTCAAAACTTCCGAAAATAAAATTGAATTCAAAAAATTCACTTCCATTCCTTGTCATCGGAATGTTTTTGATGGGACAATCTATTCAAGCGCAAACTCGTTCAATTAATATTCAAGAAGCTCAACAAATTGCAATTGAAAATAATCCATTAATCAAAGCAAATGAACGAAGTATTTCATCAAGTGAAGCTTTAAAAGGAACCGCAAATGAATTACCAAAATTAAATGTGGAAGCACAACTTGGGCAATATGCGAGTCCAAAATTTGATTATGGTTTATCTATTTCTCAAAGTATTCCATTTCCAACGATTTTTAAACACCGAAAGGCAGTGTTAGAATCAGAAGTGAATAACAAGAAGATACAAAAGGAAGTGACAACAAACGAATTGTTGAAACAAGTGAGAACCTATTTCTATCAGATCGAATATTTAGAATATAACCATGATCAACTCGAACAATTAAATAAACTTTATTTAGAATTTATTCGAATTGCTTCGGTTCGATTTAATGCAGGTGATATTAAGAAAATCGAAATTAATACAGCAGAAACACAACAAGGAGAAATCAATTTGTTGCTGAAACAAAACAAAGTGTATTTAGCAAATGCGTACAAAAATCTAAACGTATTATTGAATACCGAAGAGAATTTTACAATTACCAAAGAGACAAATTATATTCCATTAAAATTGAGTGGAATTTTAGACGGTTCTACAATTGATAATAATCCTACTCTCAAAGCTTTTTACCAACAGATGGAAATTACAGAACGAAACAAAGAAGTCGTAAAAGCCGAAGGTTTACCAGAATTTTCACTTGGTGTAAACAGTTTATCGATGATTGGAATGCACGAAAAAAATGGAGTACAAAGGTATTACAATGGCCTTGATCGTTTTACTTCTGTAAACCTTGGTGTTGCAATTCCATTAACGTTTGGTGCTACAAAGGCAAAAATCAAAGCTTTGGAATATGATAAACAAGCCATTCAAGAAACAGCCAATTTTCAAAAACAACAGTTAACGATTCAACTTGATAATTCAATTAATCAATATCAACAAGATTGGGAACAATATGAGTATTATGTAAACCAAGCCATTCCAAATGCAGAAAAAATTGTAAAAGCAGCTCAATTGGGTTATAAAACTGGTGAAATTTCGTATGTCGAATATCTTTTTGCCTTACAAACCGCAACGGATATTCAATTAAAATATCTTGAATCGATACAACAAGTCAATCAAACTGTTGTCAATATTAATTCTATCATCAATCAATAAAATGAAAAAAATAAAGATCATTATCTATAGCGTGTTAGCCATATTATTTCTAAGTAGTTGTACCAAAGAAACAAAAACGGAACAACCAATCGAGGAAAAAAAAGCTGAGCACGAAGAAGCGCCACAAACAGTTGCTACGCTAACAGAAGAACAAATGAAGGCTGTTGGTGTAAAACTGGGAACTATTGAAGTAAAGGAGCTAACGGCTATGATTAAAGCAAATGGACTTTTGAATGTTCCGAATAGCAATATGGCAAGTGTTGCATCTATGTTTGGTGGAGTAATACAAACATTGCCAATTCAGGAAGGTTCGTATGTCAAAAAAGGACAAGTAATTGCGACAATTTCAAACCCAGAATTTATTATTACACAAGAGCAATACTTAACTGTTTTGAGTCGAATTACCTATGCAGAGCAAGAATTTAGACGACAAAAAGAATTGTTTGATAACGATGCTGGTGCAAAAAAGAATCTTCAGAACTCTTCTGCCGAATTGAAAACATTACGTTCTCAAAAAGCATCTTTATCTCGTCAACTTCAAATGATGGGAATTAATCCTTCTAAAGTAACCAATGCAAATTTGAGAAATGGAATGGTAATTACAGCACCAATTAGTGGAACAGTAAGTAAAATTATTGCGCAAATAGGAAGTTATGTAGATGTCTCATCTCCCGTCGCTGAAATCATTGATAATAGTTCTATTCACTTAGATTTGCAAGTTTTCGAGAAAGATTTACCTAAGATGAAAGTTGGTCAAGTCATTCAATTTGAATTAACAAACAATCCAGGAAACAGTTACGAAGCAGTCGTGTACAGTATTGGTTCTTCTTTCGAAAATGAAAGTAAAACCATTGCAGTACATAGCAAAGTACGAGGAAATAAATCTGGATTGATAAATGGAATGAATATTACAGGAGCCGTAAGCTTAAGTAATTCCTCTACACCTGCTGTTCCCAATGAAGCAATTGTAGAAGCGGATGGTAAATTTTACATCTTTGTCAAAACAAACAAAAAAGTAGAAGAGCATACAGACGAAGAAAGTAAAGATCCGAACGAAAAGAACAAAGAACATAAAAATGAAAAATTGATGAACTTTGAAAAAATCGAAGTTGTAAAAGGTTCTTCAGATATGGGTTACACAGCTATTACAACCGTAAATGAAATTGATCCAACTACACAGATTGTTGTAAAAGGAGCCTTTTTCGTTAATGCTAAATTAAGTAATTCCGGAGATCACGGACATTAAAACAATTCAAATACACTCCCCTAACTAACTTCCACTAAAAAGTCCGATAGACAATATGTTTATTGGACTTTTTATAATTGTAATAAGCAACCTTTTTTATATTCAGTTTTTCTTATAGAATTTACCTTCTCTATTGTAATATGTATTATTTTTTCAATTATAATAGGTACTTTTTAGATAAATAATAATCTTCGTATAAATTTGCATTTTCACCAATTTCAAGATTTATGATAATATTTTTTTTATCATAAAGAATTTGTACATACATTTTTTTTTGTTGTAATTCATTAATTACTGATTCAAAAAAATTAATTCTTTGACTATCTTTTTGATATTCATTAATTACTAAATAATAATCACTAGATAATGATAATTTAAGTGAATCAACAATGTTACTTTCATTTGATTCATCTATTTTGATGTTTTGAGAATTTACATCAAGGCACTAATGGTAATTTAGAATATATTTTTTCTAAATTTTCTAAATCTTTGGCTTTGTATGTCAGTAGATAATCATCATGAGATAATAGAAACATATAATCATTAATTACTATTCCGCTACTACCATCTAAGAAAAAATCTTAAAAGGTTATTCTGTTGCTCCTTCATAACCTATATTTATGTAAAATACATCATTAGGGAGTTCTAATTTGAATCTATCTTTTATATAAATTTTGAAACTTCCTTTACCAAGAATTTTTACTACATTTAGTTTATTGAATGAATATCTAGTTTTTATATTATTCATAACAAACTCTTGTTCATCAAAATAAATAATATTTTTCTTAAAATCATCCACATCTTTTTCTATTATAGGATTATCAAAAAACCTTGTTACATCAACTAATTCTCAATTTTGAATATATCCTTCTTTATTTATTATTGGTTTAGCTGAACCATTTGAATTGATAATGGAATCATTTTCTTTATTTTCATTTCCTTTTACTATACCTTTTTTGCATGAAAAAAATGAAACTATAACTTATATATATAAATGCACTTCTCATTTTATTTATGATTTTTATAATTATTATTTTTAAATATTTCAATTTCTGATTCTCTTCTATTTACAAGACCAGAAGTTCCTCCATTTGTTACATCACTGAATTCATTTGTTCCTTCTTAATACAATTGATATTTATCTTAATTTGAGTTTCTCTTTTTATTTATTCTTCTTAATTAAGAAAGACTCATATTAAAAAGCACTTAAATTTTCACAAAATATTTTTAATCTTTCGTAATTATAATAGTTGTTTTTCTCTAATTCTCTTTTATACTCATCATGGTTTCGTAAAAATTCTTGGGAAATTCCTAAATTTCCAACATCTAATGATTTCTCCATTAAAAGAGCAATAATTTTATTACTATCAATGTAACTATCTGGATTGTTATAAATTTTTTCAATAATTTCTGAAAGTGAATCATAGCCATTACCTTCTTTCGCAGGAGACAATAGTTCATTTGTTTTACCATTATAAATAATTTCTTCTATGTCTTTTAAAATGTTTTCGCGTATTCTATACTTATTTTTAATTTTATCAAATATCAGATCATGAAATAATTTAACATCATCGTAATCATAATTTTCTAAAACCATTTTTGTTATTTTTGGTTCCTTATCATAATTAAACGTAACAAGTAGAGTTTTTAAAAATTCTTTATCATTGAAAAGCAACCAAGCTAAGTCTCCCTTACTATCATTAAATAAATATTTATTTCGAGCAATTATATTATGTGGTAAATCTATCTGGTAAGAATTATCATTATTAATTTTAATAATATCTCCTAAAAGAGGGAGCTCAGTTATAAAACCATAATTATAAAAGAAGAATAAATGATTATAAGTATAATCATATTCAGTCTGTCGTAGCGTTTTATCTTCAGATGTTGTAGAAGGTATTAAATAGGTTATAAAATTATCATGTGGTATAGTGTTTTCATTGTCTTTTTCATTAATACTTATATGAAATATTGCATTAATTTTTTTTTGAAATTCATCTTGTGATGGAATTTTATAACCATTATTAATCAACCCTTTTCGTGTTACTTGTCCACCTAAGTCTAAATCAATATCAGTTAATTTATACACATGATATATGTCCATATCATCTTCAGGAAGTTCTATTTTTTCTTGAAGCTTTAGGTGCTTTTTAATTAATTCTATATTAAACATGTCTATTGTATCATTTTTTGTAATTTCAGCTTTAATTATTTCTTTTTTTTTGCAACTCATAAATATTGAGCTTACTAAAAATATAAATATTATTTTTTTCATTTTTTTCTATTTTATCTTAAACCTAAATGGAAATGGTCTTGATGTACACTTAATGCTTTCCCTGTTGTGTTTTTAATTTCCTTTTTATATGCGTAATTCTTAATAAAATTCCATTTCACTCCTACTGCAATTATATTTTCTAAATCAGCTATAAATGCATTCTCATTTACATAGTTTTTCATTGCATCATACCAATAAGTTCGTCCACCATTTGTACTTCCTGGATATCTAATATCTACATCATTCCCATTCAGATTATGACCAGAGTGTCCTATATTTCTACCATCATCTGCAGAAATATCATTAAAATACAAAGATTTTGAATATCCATTTTTAGGTAAAGAATAAAAGAATCCTAATAAAGCAGCACACACTTTTTCATTAATCCAATTGTCCCCACCTTTATCTCTAGTACCAAATCTGCCCCAATTGGGTCCTGATTCAGGAAAAGGTATTAGACCATGTTGATTTTTTTGTAAAGTATAAGTTTTTATCAATTTATTATTTTCGTAAATTTGATACTGATATTTTTTACTTTCATTATTTTCTTTTATTTTAGAATACAGGAATTTTTCAATCTCTATTTTGTAAATATTCACTTCTCCTATTTCTGTATTTTCTTTGATTAATGTTTTACATTCATCTACACTTAATGCTATAACACCTTTTTTGAAATATTCCTTAGCTACATTAGTATTTAATCCGGCTAAATTGATTTTTTTTCTAATCTTTTCAACTTTTGAAACATCATTCACCACTAGAACAGAGTCACTTAATCCTTTTCCTTTCCAATCTGCTAATGCACTTAATACTGCATATTTTGGTTCTATTGGCATATCATAATAGGTAATGAAATCAAATAAATCAACATTTTTTAAAGTTTTCTCTTTTCTTCCTTCATTGAACTTAAATTCATTAAAATGTTTTTTTCTACTTTCAGAAGAAATCAAGTCTTGATAAATATTACTAGGTACATATTCTTTAATAAGTCCCATAGCTGATTTATAATTTCCTTTACCTGTTAATTGAATTAATCCTTTTCCACGAAAATTAAATCCATCTCCACTTGCTTCATTTCCATTTCCATTTCCAAATCCATTTTCTGCAGCATATAAAAAGTTGAAAAGTTTCTTTTGATCAGGTCTTTCATCACAAAATTCTTCAATTTGACCTCTTTTGTCTAATATTTTCCCTCGCTCTCCAAAAATTCCGCTTCTAATATTTTTTGGTATATATTTGA of Empedobacter falsenii contains these proteins:
- a CDS encoding DUF6660 family protein; the encoded protein is MKFIILIIALYVNVLSFVPCQDTNTNRTQVSMVHSEKDNSDHKDQCSPLCVCNCCQITISSMKFTRLLKTPKVFEPNTSKKIQFKKNTIQNQLYADIWQPPKINIA
- a CDS encoding efflux RND transporter periplasmic adaptor subunit; amino-acid sequence: MKKIKIIIYSVLAILFLSSCTKETKTEQPIEEKKAEHEEAPQTVATLTEEQMKAVGVKLGTIEVKELTAMIKANGLLNVPNSNMASVASMFGGVIQTLPIQEGSYVKKGQVIATISNPEFIITQEQYLTVLSRITYAEQEFRRQKELFDNDAGAKKNLQNSSAELKTLRSQKASLSRQLQMMGINPSKVTNANLRNGMVITAPISGTVSKIIAQIGSYVDVSSPVAEIIDNSSIHLDLQVFEKDLPKMKVGQVIQFELTNNPGNSYEAVVYSIGSSFENESKTIAVHSKVRGNKSGLINGMNITGAVSLSNSSTPAVPNEAIVEADGKFYIFVKTNKKVEEHTDEESKDPNEKNKEHKNEKLMNFEKIEVVKGSSDMGYTAITTVNEIDPTTQIVVKGAFFVNAKLSNSGDHGH
- the katG gene encoding catalase/peroxidase HPI gives rise to the protein MENQGGDISKCPFHNGTMSKPVAGEGTQNQHWWPNQLKVDILRQHSNKSNPMGEDFNYAEEFKKLDLEAVKADLKALMTDSQDWWPADFGHYGPFFIRMAWHSAGTYRVQDGRGGAGEGQQRFAPLNSWPDNVSLDKARRLIWPIKQKYGNKISWADLIILTGNVALESMGFKTLGFAGGRADVWEPNMDVYWGSEKIWLEESGGPNSRYSGDRDLENPLAAVQMGLIYVNPEGPDGNPDPLASARDIRDTFARMAMNDEETLALIAGGHTFGKTHGAASADHVGPDPEASDLEMQGLGWKNSYGTGNAGDTITSGIEVTWTSKPTEWSNLFLSYLFGFEWELTKSPAGAHQWVAKDVGEIIPHAHDSSKKIRPTMLTSDIALRTDPAYEKIGRRFLEHPQEFEDAFRKAWFKLTHRDMGPLSRYLGADVPKEVFTWQDPIPAVKHELIDEADITDLKAKILASGLSVSELVSTAWASASTFRGSDKRGGANGARIRLEPMKNWEGNNPIQLNKVLTALENIQQEFNSANYSKQVSIADLIVLGGNAAIEKAAKDAGKTITVPFAAGRGDATQEETEVESVAYLETIADGVKNYRKNTRRSVSTEELVIDKAQLLTLTAPELTVLVGGMRAMNANYDGSKHGIFTDRPGQLTNDFFVNLLDMGTVWKATDETKEIYMGSDRKTGAPKWTGTRADLVFGSNSELRAVAEVYAQADAQDKFVHDFVAAWNKVMNADRFDLK
- a CDS encoding CusA/CzcA family heavy metal efflux RND transporter; protein product: MLDKIIKFSIQNKIVIGIMTVLWIIWGVWSATKLPIDAVPDITNNQVQIITVSPTLAGQEVEQLVTFPIEQSIANIPDIEETRSISRFGLSVITVVFKEDVDIYFARQLVNEKLKEAQEDIPQGVGIPELSPVSTGLGEVYQYILHPKKGSEKKYNSKQLREMQDWIVRRQLNGTPGVAEINSFGGELKEYEVALDPNRLRAMGISVSDIFDALEKNNQNTGGAYIDKKPNAYFIRGIGMVTSLDDVKLIPIKNATGTVPIFIKDVADVRLGHAIRYGAMTYNGEVDAVGGVVMMLKGANSNEVVNLIKEKIPTIQKSLPDDIVIEPFLDRTNLVNRAIKTVEKNLIEGALIVIFVLVIFLGNLRAGLIVASAIPLSLLFALGMMNVFGVSANLMSLGAIDFGLIVDGAVIIVEATLHHLGLRKSTHRLTQKEMDEEVFLSASKIRNSAAFGEIIILIVYIPILTLVGVEGKMFTPMAKTVGFAILGALILSLTYIPMMSALFLSKKPTLKASFSDKMMVKIHKVYEPLLEKAIRIKYWLVGITVAIFAVSIIQFRNMGGEFIPQLQEGDFAFHCILPQGSSLTQSLETSMQASRILKEFDEVKMVVGKTGSAEVPTDPMPPEATDMIVVLKPKDEWKRNISYEELGDEMMEKLEVIPGVFFEKNQPIQMRFNELMTGVRQDVAVKIFGENLDSLSYYADKTSKAIQSVEGVTAPQVERVSGLPQINVEYDRIRMANYGLNIQDVNDMLSTAFAGKTAGQVFENERRFDLVVRLDSAHRKSIDDINNLMIPTSSGNQIPISQVANVSYKLGASQISREEGKRRIVIGFNVKDRDVQSVVKDIQTKLDNEIKLPSGYYFTYGGQFENLQAASQRLMIAVPISLLLIFMLLYFTFHSFKQAALIFTAIPMSAIGGIFALIIRDMPFSISAGIGFIALFGVAVLNGIVLIGTFNQLEKEGEKNILKRIMEGTNIRLRPVLMTATVASLGFLPMAISTGAGAEVQKPLATVVIGGLITATFLTLFVLPMLYLIFNSKLPKIKLNSKNSLPFLVIGMFLMGQSIQAQTRSINIQEAQQIAIENNPLIKANERSISSSEALKGTANELPKLNVEAQLGQYASPKFDYGLSISQSIPFPTIFKHRKAVLESEVNNKKIQKEVTTNELLKQVRTYFYQIEYLEYNHDQLEQLNKLYLEFIRIASVRFNAGDIKKIEINTAETQQGEINLLLKQNKVYLANAYKNLNVLLNTEENFTITKETNYIPLKLSGILDGSTIDNNPTLKAFYQQMEITERNKEVVKAEGLPEFSLGVNSLSMIGMHEKNGVQRYYNGLDRFTSVNLGVAIPLTFGATKAKIKALEYDKQAIQETANFQKQQLTIQLDNSINQYQQDWEQYEYYVNQAIPNAEKIVKAAQLGYKTGEISYVEYLFALQTATDIQLKYLESIQQVNQTVVNINSIINQ